One segment of Paenibacillus rhizovicinus DNA contains the following:
- a CDS encoding phytanoyl-CoA dioxygenase family protein, with protein sequence MSVIPYQVTEADKQRFNEDGYWISPKLIDDDTIQRLRDAHERVWSKKHDGHGLPFYHYSLPENPLAIRKLDNGWWINDEIRAVVTDRNLGHMAADLLNEDSIRLWHDQVIYKPGTDGQETKAGNVGWHQDYGYWKVSSTSNMVTVWIALQDTDLTNGGMMTILGSHKWGAVEGSDTFFEQDMSKLKAKFATRDWVEEPCILKAGQASFHHALTFHGSGPNLTNEARLSVVAHLMPGDTYFRDVRQKHDNLRLLAGRPVPGMRFDREEYFPTLYTR encoded by the coding sequence ATGAGCGTGATTCCCTATCAAGTAACGGAAGCGGATAAACAGCGATTTAACGAGGACGGTTACTGGATCAGCCCGAAGCTGATCGACGACGATACGATTCAGCGCCTGCGCGATGCGCATGAGCGCGTCTGGAGCAAGAAGCACGACGGTCACGGCTTGCCGTTCTACCACTATTCGCTGCCGGAGAACCCGCTGGCGATCCGCAAGCTCGACAACGGCTGGTGGATCAACGACGAAATTCGCGCTGTCGTGACCGACCGCAATTTGGGCCATATGGCTGCTGATCTGCTGAACGAGGATTCCATCCGGTTGTGGCATGATCAAGTCATTTACAAGCCGGGCACGGACGGGCAGGAAACGAAAGCCGGCAACGTGGGCTGGCATCAGGATTACGGTTATTGGAAGGTCAGCAGCACGTCGAACATGGTCACGGTATGGATCGCGCTGCAGGATACGGACCTGACGAACGGCGGCATGATGACGATTCTAGGCTCGCACAAATGGGGCGCGGTAGAAGGCAGCGACACGTTCTTCGAACAGGACATGAGCAAGCTGAAGGCGAAATTCGCCACGCGGGACTGGGTTGAAGAACCGTGCATTCTGAAGGCCGGCCAAGCCAGCTTCCATCATGCGCTCACCTTCCACGGCTCCGGTCCGAATTTAACGAACGAGGCGCGGTTGTCGGTCGTAGCGCACTTGATGCCGGGCGATACGTACTTCCGCGACGTACGGCAGAAGCACGACAATCTCCGTCTGCTCGCCGGTCGTCCGGTACCGGGGATGCGCTTCGACAGAGAGGAATATTTCCCGACGCTGTACACGAGATAG
- a CDS encoding MFS transporter: protein MSRRLALLFAIACGLAVANVYYAQPLLDVISSEFDIGRSSAGILITITQVSYAIGLLLLVPLGDLMNRRWLIPGQMFLSVIALIAIVLSPGPGVLLSGLAVVGLLAVVTQTLVAYAASLAAPSERGRIVGLVTSGVVIGILLARSAAGLLTDLAGWRSVYLFSSVCMLITSVTLLRVLPQEHRKVSLSYIQLLRSVMVLYREEPILRVRSLLGLLIFTAFSIFWTSLVLPLSMPPQSLSHSAIGAFGLAGVAGVLGATRAGRLADRGLGQHTTGIALALLLVSWLPISYANQSLTALVAGILLFDLAVQAVHVTNQSMILKVRPEARSRLTAAYMIFYSAGSAMGSIASTRLYAYAGWIGVCRLGAGVSALALLLWAVTKRRSRE, encoded by the coding sequence ATGTCACGCCGTTTAGCGTTATTGTTTGCCATAGCCTGCGGACTGGCTGTCGCTAATGTGTATTACGCGCAGCCCCTGCTTGACGTTATTTCAAGTGAATTCGATATCGGACGTTCGTCGGCGGGTATCCTTATTACGATCACGCAAGTGTCTTATGCTATAGGCCTCTTGCTGCTCGTACCTCTTGGTGATTTGATGAACAGACGCTGGCTGATCCCAGGGCAAATGTTCTTGTCCGTAATCGCGTTAATCGCCATCGTTCTTTCCCCGGGACCAGGTGTATTATTATCAGGCTTGGCGGTCGTAGGATTGTTGGCCGTTGTCACGCAAACACTCGTTGCTTATGCCGCATCCTTAGCAGCCCCCTCTGAACGGGGGCGGATAGTCGGGCTCGTAACTAGCGGCGTTGTCATCGGCATTTTGCTTGCGAGATCCGCTGCCGGGCTATTAACCGATCTCGCGGGCTGGCGTTCAGTCTATCTGTTCTCCTCGGTTTGCATGCTTATTACTTCCGTGACGCTGCTTCGGGTTCTACCTCAGGAACATCGCAAAGTATCATTGAGCTATATCCAACTGCTGCGTTCGGTAATGGTCTTGTATCGAGAGGAACCTATTCTGCGCGTTCGCTCTTTGCTCGGATTGCTAATTTTTACAGCCTTCAGCATCTTTTGGACCTCGCTTGTTTTGCCGCTCAGCATGCCTCCGCAATCGCTCTCGCATTCTGCGATCGGGGCCTTTGGTTTGGCTGGGGTTGCCGGAGTACTGGGCGCGACTCGAGCCGGACGTCTTGCCGACCGCGGACTGGGACAGCATACAACAGGAATTGCGCTCGCCTTATTACTGGTCTCGTGGCTGCCGATCAGCTATGCCAACCAATCGCTAACCGCTCTTGTTGCTGGTATACTCCTATTCGATCTTGCGGTTCAAGCCGTTCACGTCACCAACCAAAGCATGATATTGAAGGTCCGTCCCGAAGCACGCAGCCGGCTTACAGCAGCGTATATGATTTTTTATTCCGCCGGCAGCGCCATGGGTTCAATTGCATCTACAAGACTATACGCCTATGCAGGTTGGATCGGGGTGTGCCGGCTTGGAGCAGGCGTAAGCGCGTTAGCCCTGTTGTTGTGGGCCGTCACCAAACGCCGAAGTCGTGAATAG
- a CDS encoding TetR/AcrR family transcriptional regulator translates to MVRLREFDKEEALRAAMRVFWEKGFEAASLNDLTEAMAIQRPSLYLAFGDKEQLFEQALRKYTQWHASNVREKLHSKSSVRDAFYSYFMGLVDESYQGESSPGCFCINAMVELAHRNQKFEIITREHQTYLAALFQEEIERGIRSGELNKENNAKALAQGLVVSLIGITVMLKAKPDRSFIENAVGTAIALL, encoded by the coding sequence ATGGTCCGACTTCGGGAGTTTGATAAGGAGGAGGCTCTTCGTGCCGCGATGCGAGTGTTTTGGGAAAAAGGTTTTGAGGCAGCGTCTCTGAACGATCTGACGGAGGCAATGGCCATTCAGCGACCTAGCCTGTATTTAGCTTTCGGTGATAAAGAACAACTGTTTGAGCAAGCTTTACGCAAGTACACGCAATGGCATGCTTCCAACGTTAGGGAGAAGCTTCATAGCAAATCTTCTGTCCGGGATGCCTTTTATTCGTATTTCATGGGTCTAGTCGACGAATCGTACCAAGGAGAATCCAGTCCGGGATGCTTCTGCATCAATGCGATGGTTGAACTTGCGCACAGAAATCAGAAATTCGAAATCATTACGCGCGAACATCAAACCTATCTGGCTGCCTTGTTTCAGGAGGAGATAGAACGGGGGATCCGCTCGGGCGAGCTTAATAAAGAGAACAATGCCAAAGCATTAGCTCAAGGTTTAGTGGTTTCGTTAATTGGAATCACCGTGATGCTGAAGGCAAAGCCGGACCGATCGTTTATCGAAAATGCGGTCGGGACAGCGATAGCGCTGCTCTAA
- a CDS encoding ABC transporter substrate-binding protein — MRRGALCVTTILLATALVACNNEKQPSGTEEQPATATSEDSATKVPLVFASLGELPQQVKDDVTNHFKNDDITFLPVNFNGLEDHAVDDTFPDLVLDINHLATPIDIWEQVRLDLTDFIHLQDMDLNVFDAGLIERLNAYDNKEEHIYELPFSRSYSALFYNKKAFDAMKIAYPHDGMTWKDVAELNKQFAGSSYVGFTPYTSDISILNMMDEYGLHFLDATTDHSTVTSTKWVELATQIHDLIAPAANQGTEAGNPSSARSLFTYSGSIAMALGDGTDLLAEGAKGGQDLDLVSFPTFEEGTKIGPFQLSTTLYVSSTSKHAKEAFQIIAYLLSEERQLEYAKEGFGPAVRTAGTMEQFGASVTGTAGKNVQAFFENSFQPYSETSKYENAALQVAVQQIPGLANPNVSVEEFLRQLDGMINSAVDDSKAAK; from the coding sequence GTGAGAAGAGGCGCCTTATGCGTCACGACGATCTTGCTTGCGACGGCGCTAGTCGCGTGCAACAACGAGAAGCAGCCGTCCGGAACAGAGGAGCAGCCTGCGACTGCGACATCGGAAGACAGTGCAACGAAAGTTCCCCTGGTGTTCGCTTCGCTTGGCGAACTTCCTCAACAAGTGAAGGACGATGTAACGAATCATTTCAAAAATGATGACATCACGTTCTTGCCCGTCAATTTCAACGGTCTGGAAGATCATGCGGTAGACGATACATTCCCGGATCTGGTATTGGATATCAATCATCTGGCTACGCCGATTGATATTTGGGAGCAAGTCCGACTCGATTTAACCGATTTCATTCACTTGCAAGACATGGATCTCAATGTGTTTGATGCGGGGCTGATCGAACGACTCAATGCTTACGACAACAAAGAAGAGCATATTTACGAATTGCCGTTTTCCCGAAGCTACAGCGCTCTATTTTATAATAAGAAAGCATTCGATGCGATGAAGATCGCTTATCCGCATGACGGAATGACGTGGAAAGACGTTGCCGAATTGAACAAGCAATTCGCCGGATCGAGCTATGTCGGATTTACGCCGTACACGAGCGATATCAGCATCTTGAATATGATGGACGAGTACGGCTTGCATTTCCTCGATGCGACAACGGATCATTCGACCGTAACAAGTACGAAGTGGGTGGAGCTGGCGACGCAAATCCATGATCTGATCGCGCCAGCAGCTAACCAGGGGACCGAGGCAGGCAACCCGTCGTCCGCACGATCGCTGTTTACGTATAGCGGCAGCATCGCGATGGCGCTTGGAGACGGAACGGATCTGTTGGCGGAAGGAGCGAAAGGCGGACAGGATCTCGACCTTGTCAGCTTCCCGACCTTTGAGGAGGGAACCAAGATCGGACCGTTCCAGCTGTCGACTACGCTATACGTTTCGTCGACTTCCAAGCATGCGAAGGAAGCGTTCCAAATCATCGCTTACCTGTTGTCGGAAGAGAGACAGTTGGAATATGCGAAAGAAGGGTTCGGCCCCGCCGTTCGCACTGCTGGAACGATGGAACAATTCGGCGCATCCGTCACTGGAACGGCCGGCAAGAACGTGCAGGCATTCTTCGAGAATTCTTTCCAGCCGTATTCGGAAACAAGCAAGTACGAGAATGCAGCTTTGCAAGTCGCGGTGCAGCAAATTCCGGGCCTGGCGAATCCGAATGTAAGCGTTGAGGAATTCTTGCGGCAATTGGACGGCATGATCAACAGCGCCGTCGACGACAGCAAGGCCGCGAAGTAG
- a CDS encoding apiosidase-like domain-containing protein, with the protein MLNVMQNVVTEWVFTSVKEHADPFNEIRVQALVTSPDGKERIVPGFWAGGQTWKIRYSSAQIGIHRYRTACTDQGDRNLHGQEGTIAIVPYAGDNPLYRHGSPRAASGRQYLEHADGKPFFWLGDTWWMALTNRLKWPADVKWLAQDRVDKGFTVIQVVMGLYPDMGPFDPRGANEGGQAWEPGFARINPAFFDAADPKIEWMVESGLLPCLVACWGYYLDFAGQDVIRKQWEYLIARYGAYPVAWCLAGEADMPYYQSDSFKNPELKKSYQARLRQEWTAIAAYVRETDPYGRLLTIHPTEYGRNMVEDASILDLDMLQTGHGGYHSLEPTVKMVRDSVAREPRMPVINSEVNYEGIGGSSLQDVQRYVFWSCMLNGACGHTYGANGIWQVNSEELPYGASPTGVAWGHTSWKDAARLPGSGQVGLGKKLLSRYEWWSFQPHPEWLPAELAEAPVFARPHASGIPGQIRVIYAPFHLAGGLEVQAIEADVPYRVFFFDPSTGEEHDMGRVVPSEEGKWRCSQTRVFQDWVIVLERRCGD; encoded by the coding sequence ATGTTGAACGTGATGCAGAATGTCGTAACCGAATGGGTATTTACGTCCGTCAAGGAGCATGCGGATCCGTTTAACGAGATCCGCGTGCAAGCGCTCGTAACGTCGCCTGACGGCAAGGAGCGCATCGTTCCCGGTTTCTGGGCCGGCGGCCAAACATGGAAAATACGTTACTCGTCCGCGCAAATCGGAATCCATCGGTATCGTACCGCATGCACCGATCAAGGCGATCGGAATCTGCACGGGCAAGAGGGAACGATCGCAATCGTCCCGTACGCCGGGGACAATCCGCTGTACCGGCATGGAAGCCCTCGGGCTGCTTCGGGTCGCCAGTATCTTGAACATGCGGACGGGAAACCTTTCTTCTGGCTTGGCGATACGTGGTGGATGGCGCTTACGAACCGGTTGAAATGGCCCGCGGACGTGAAGTGGCTCGCGCAAGACCGCGTCGACAAAGGGTTTACCGTCATTCAAGTCGTTATGGGGCTGTATCCGGACATGGGACCTTTCGATCCGAGAGGCGCGAACGAAGGCGGTCAAGCTTGGGAGCCAGGGTTCGCCCGGATCAACCCGGCGTTCTTCGATGCAGCCGATCCGAAGATCGAGTGGATGGTCGAATCGGGTCTATTGCCGTGTCTGGTTGCTTGTTGGGGGTACTACCTCGACTTCGCCGGCCAGGACGTCATCCGCAAGCAATGGGAGTATCTGATTGCCAGATACGGCGCCTATCCGGTGGCTTGGTGTCTCGCCGGGGAGGCGGACATGCCGTACTATCAATCGGATTCGTTCAAGAATCCCGAGCTGAAGAAGTCGTACCAAGCGCGCCTTCGCCAGGAGTGGACAGCAATCGCCGCTTATGTCCGAGAGACGGATCCTTACGGCAGGCTGTTGACGATCCATCCGACCGAATACGGCCGCAATATGGTGGAGGATGCATCGATTCTTGATCTCGATATGCTTCAGACCGGGCATGGTGGATATCACTCGCTCGAACCGACCGTCAAGATGGTCCGGGATTCCGTCGCCCGGGAACCGCGAATGCCGGTTATCAATTCGGAAGTCAATTACGAAGGAATCGGCGGGTCAAGCTTGCAGGACGTGCAGCGCTACGTATTCTGGTCCTGCATGCTGAACGGGGCTTGCGGCCACACCTACGGGGCGAACGGGATTTGGCAGGTGAACTCGGAAGAACTGCCTTACGGCGCCTCGCCGACCGGAGTCGCTTGGGGCCATACGTCCTGGAAGGATGCCGCTCGGCTGCCGGGATCCGGGCAAGTCGGGCTCGGCAAGAAATTGTTGTCGCGCTACGAATGGTGGTCGTTCCAACCTCATCCGGAGTGGCTGCCCGCCGAACTCGCGGAAGCTCCCGTGTTCGCCAGGCCGCACGCCTCGGGAATCCCCGGGCAAATTCGCGTCATCTACGCCCCGTTCCATCTGGCGGGCGGACTCGAGGTGCAAGCCATCGAAGCCGACGTGCCTTACCGCGTATTTTTCTTCGATCCGTCCACTGGCGAAGAGCATGATATGGGGCGGGTCGTTCCCAGCGAAGAAGGAAAGTGGAGATGCAGCCAGACGAGAGTGTTCCAGGACTGGGTCATCGTTCTGGAGAGGAGATGCGGGGATTAA
- a CDS encoding DUF7948 domain-containing protein, with protein sequence MLPLTFVPNRGQIADNRIAFQSQAQGTRFAFGAGKAWMTFWTQSDDDAGKSSSSTDSAGLGQPDSADDVGSGPQQSLDGITLAWTFRGARADAVPEGLEPEPGTFSRFSGSDPARHYSGLPLYKHVIYRELWPDIDMDFYGQEGRLKYDVHVRPGGRIEDILLHCEGANGLRLDEAGNLLISTPHGTLTDLKPVAYQEQDGRTRSLACRFVLHPQADGSYTVGFALEEDLDPSLPLVIDPILAYSSYLGGSDRDSASAMALDGDRCAYVTGYTFSANYPLTPGAFDTTKTGVDVMVTKINPEGTAILYSTFLGTGTATCICVDSSGHAYVSGSIQSLDFPTTPGAFETVATAAFAIFVTKFNPTGTALVYSTFLGGNTFSGGSGIAVDDSGCAYLVGATDSADFPVTSGAFQTTFGGSGDAFVTKFNPDGSGLIYSTFLGGSQGEGARAIAIDSEGNAYVAGSTLSTNFPVTAGAFQTTASSGIKMFVTKLNAAGSDLYYSTYLGEPLLNYAYNIAINDAGNAYITGQTYSANYPVTPGAFNTEFVPPNMAVVTKLNPTGSALVYSTFLGGSGDDFGSGIVLDAAGNAAIVGMTSSLDFPVTPDAIQSDLAGEKDAFITVIDPDGSSLVFSTYLGGTGPAPFVGERPSIAIDAAGSLYVAGTTASPDFPVTPGAFQPTFGGFYDIFVSKIQFSAAFTTGVLPNAAAAGLAASAVKLIVSNDSSSSTAIIRIAAFVVNGTSRITFAAEMMSVPSGTALTRSYNVESFDAFEIQYELDGPGYGDTVVSVFPVDAGGNPLPAMRVLQAEATPIFRLTRTD encoded by the coding sequence ATGCTTCCCTTAACGTTCGTCCCGAACAGAGGACAGATAGCCGACAACCGGATTGCATTTCAATCGCAAGCACAGGGCACCCGCTTCGCCTTCGGCGCGGGCAAGGCATGGATGACGTTCTGGACACAGTCGGACGACGACGCAGGAAAGTCCAGCAGCAGCACGGACAGTGCAGGTTTGGGACAGCCCGACAGTGCGGACGACGTAGGGTCAGGACCGCAACAAAGTTTAGACGGCATCACGCTCGCCTGGACGTTCCGCGGCGCTCGGGCAGATGCCGTGCCCGAGGGGCTGGAGCCCGAGCCAGGAACGTTCAGTCGCTTCAGCGGGAGTGATCCGGCGCGCCATTACTCAGGTCTGCCTCTGTACAAGCACGTGATCTACCGCGAGCTATGGCCTGACATCGACATGGACTTCTACGGACAAGAGGGACGATTGAAATATGATGTCCATGTGCGTCCGGGCGGACGTATCGAAGACATTTTGCTTCACTGCGAAGGGGCAAACGGATTGCGGCTGGACGAGGCTGGCAATCTGTTAATCTCCACGCCTCACGGCACGTTGACTGACCTGAAGCCTGTCGCTTATCAAGAGCAGGACGGGAGAACCCGGAGCTTGGCGTGCCGATTCGTCCTTCATCCCCAGGCAGACGGAAGCTATACGGTCGGCTTCGCGCTGGAAGAGGACCTCGATCCCTCGCTGCCGCTCGTTATCGATCCGATCCTTGCCTACTCCTCCTATCTTGGAGGAAGCGACAGGGACTCGGCATCCGCCATGGCGCTGGATGGAGACAGATGCGCCTACGTAACGGGCTATACCTTCTCAGCCAATTACCCGCTTACGCCCGGCGCCTTCGACACCACCAAAACCGGGGTTGACGTCATGGTGACCAAGATTAACCCGGAAGGAACGGCGATCCTGTATTCTACCTTTCTTGGAACGGGTACCGCTACGTGCATCTGCGTTGACTCGTCCGGCCATGCCTATGTGTCGGGCAGCATACAATCGCTGGATTTCCCCACCACGCCCGGTGCCTTCGAGACCGTAGCGACGGCGGCGTTCGCGATATTCGTCACCAAATTCAATCCGACCGGGACGGCGCTCGTCTACTCCACCTTCTTGGGCGGCAACACCTTCAGCGGCGGAAGCGGCATCGCGGTCGATGATTCCGGCTGCGCCTATCTTGTCGGCGCTACAGACTCGGCCGACTTCCCGGTCACGTCCGGCGCGTTCCAGACGACGTTCGGAGGCTCTGGCGACGCGTTCGTCACCAAGTTCAATCCGGACGGAAGCGGGCTAATCTATTCGACGTTTCTAGGCGGAAGCCAGGGCGAGGGCGCCAGGGCGATCGCGATCGACAGCGAGGGAAACGCCTACGTTGCGGGAAGCACCTTGTCCACGAATTTCCCGGTCACCGCCGGGGCATTCCAAACGACGGCGTCATCCGGAATCAAGATGTTCGTCACGAAACTGAATGCTGCCGGCTCGGATCTCTATTACTCCACCTATCTCGGCGAACCGTTATTGAATTACGCGTACAACATCGCGATCAATGACGCGGGCAACGCTTATATCACGGGACAGACCTACTCCGCCAATTACCCCGTTACGCCGGGAGCCTTCAATACCGAATTCGTGCCGCCGAATATGGCCGTCGTAACCAAGTTGAATCCGACAGGAAGCGCGCTTGTCTATTCGACGTTTCTGGGAGGAAGCGGCGACGATTTCGGCAGCGGCATCGTCCTGGATGCCGCCGGCAATGCGGCTATCGTCGGCATGACCTCGTCGCTCGACTTTCCCGTTACGCCCGATGCCATTCAATCCGATCTTGCCGGCGAGAAGGATGCATTCATCACCGTGATCGACCCGGACGGCTCTTCCCTTGTCTTCTCCACCTACCTCGGCGGAACCGGACCCGCCCCGTTCGTGGGTGAGCGCCCAAGCATCGCCATAGACGCCGCCGGCAGCCTGTATGTCGCGGGCACTACGGCCTCGCCTGATTTTCCTGTTACGCCCGGGGCGTTCCAACCGACTTTCGGCGGTTTCTATGATATTTTCGTCTCGAAAATCCAATTCTCCGCCGCGTTCACCACAGGCGTCTTGCCGAATGCCGCCGCGGCCGGGCTCGCCGCCTCCGCCGTGAAGCTGATCGTCAGCAACGATAGTTCGTCCAGTACCGCGATTATTCGAATCGCAGCCTTTGTCGTGAACGGAACAAGCCGAATTACATTCGCTGCCGAAATGATGAGCGTGCCGTCGGGCACCGCCTTGACTCGTAGCTATAACGTGGAATCGTTCGATGCCTTCGAAATCCAATACGAACTCGACGGACCTGGATACGGCGATACCGTCGTCTCCGTATTCCCGGTGGACGCAGGCGGCAACCCGCTCCCCGCCATGCGAGTGCTGCAAGCGGAAGCAACGCCGATCTTCAGGCTCACGCGAACTGACTGA
- a CDS encoding LacI family DNA-binding transcriptional regulator, which produces MTTIKDLAQYAGVSVTTVSRALNGYYDVNEETRRKILLAAKEMNYRPNVLARSLVTKKSRSIGVIISEINRAGAKDALAFEILCGINDRASELNYEIMLFSTNPKKQISKSYGDLCKERNVDGAIISGLRVNDPYLQEVTKDTGFPCVLIDIPAEGNNVGHVTTDNVAGAAKAVMHLIEQGHRNIAMINGHNDAAVSKDRLEGYRKTLEAHGIPFKPELVLNGAFTEEGGSDAMYRIMLHHPEVTAVFSASDLMVLGALRAVERSGRKVPDTFSIVGYDDIAIASYSSPKLTTIRQDRYEMGYQAAQLLIDLLEDRHVNHKIVLNNELMVRESTAPLRMDNES; this is translated from the coding sequence TTGACTACCATTAAGGATTTGGCTCAATATGCCGGCGTCTCCGTCACCACCGTCTCCAGAGCGTTGAACGGCTACTATGACGTTAATGAAGAGACCCGCCGGAAAATCTTACTCGCAGCGAAGGAAATGAATTATCGGCCCAACGTCCTTGCGCGCAGCTTGGTTACGAAGAAATCGCGCTCCATCGGAGTCATTATATCCGAAATCAATCGAGCCGGCGCCAAAGACGCATTGGCATTCGAAATTTTATGCGGCATTAACGACCGGGCATCGGAATTGAATTACGAAATCATGCTGTTCAGTACCAACCCGAAGAAACAGATTTCGAAGTCATACGGCGATTTGTGCAAAGAAAGAAACGTGGATGGCGCGATTATATCGGGCTTGCGCGTGAATGACCCTTATTTGCAGGAAGTCACGAAGGATACCGGATTCCCTTGCGTCCTGATCGATATACCGGCCGAAGGTAACAATGTCGGCCATGTGACCACCGATAACGTTGCGGGAGCCGCCAAGGCCGTTATGCACTTGATCGAGCAAGGCCACCGTAATATCGCGATGATCAACGGACATAACGACGCCGCCGTCAGCAAGGACCGTCTGGAAGGTTACCGCAAGACGCTTGAAGCGCATGGCATACCGTTCAAACCGGAGCTCGTCCTTAACGGGGCCTTCACGGAAGAAGGCGGCAGCGATGCGATGTACCGGATCATGCTGCATCATCCGGAAGTGACGGCAGTCTTCTCGGCAAGCGACTTGATGGTGCTCGGAGCGCTGCGGGCCGTGGAGCGGAGCGGGCGGAAAGTGCCGGACACGTTCTCCATCGTGGGTTATGACGACATAGCGATCGCATCCTACTCGTCTCCCAAATTAACGACGATTCGCCAAGATAGGTACGAGATGGGTTACCAGGCGGCGCAGCTGTTGATCGACTTGCTTGAGGACAGGCACGTAAATCATAAAATCGTGTTGAATAATGAATTGATGGTTCGAGAAAGCACGGCGCCTCTAAGAATGGACAACGAGAGTTAG